CATTTTAACGAAAAAATTTCATATCTTTTAAATATTGTccttattaaatataattcaattaacacaacaaataatataaataacaaattcgaaaataatttatctcAATTCAGTAACCATGAAAACGATTTTATTTctaatatgaatataaattatacacccttaattaataataaatatttaccatatatttttaagacaTTTATAAGAGCTTCATTATttgattataatttaattaaaaatgaaaaattttgttttttttttgaaaatttatttacaGAATGTGTTAATTCgtatatatcattatatgaaaatcatgataaaaatattattgataATATAAAGATTGAGGAAAATAATTTGTGGGAATTACAtcctaataataataattttaaaatacaaGAAGAAAACATactaaaacaaaaaatgaataaaaaaagctTATATGAAATAAGTTCGATATGTGAATGTTTTTTTCTCCTTAAATATTttcaacaaaaaaataaaaataaaacaatcaTAATTAATACACAAATTAACATACCAAAtgatatttttgaaaataatttgtacatttttttagATCGAATTAATAGAATGTTTTTCAAcaacaaattaaataattctgATCTTAACAGACattatattcataatatattatttgaaaattatttaaatcatgaaaattatttttttaactattatttattattgagAATATTATTGCCCTTAATATTTAACAACACTCTTGAAGAATGTCTAAAAATTACGAAACAAGTTATTGCACACATTATCTCGCTAccatttgttaaaaaattattacaattaCCACCTAATATTATATCAAACTCTTCAaattatactaataatattaacaataCTGATTTAAAACTTAGTAATGAACTCATTTTTAAAAGATGGTATAAATGGGAAAATAATATCataacaataaataataaaagaaaaataagaaaaaaaataaaagaaaaaatgaatatgctTGATTTTATACAGGCAGGTGAATTCATAAGACcaacatatatctatatcttatgtttgtataaaatttcaaaatccgaatatatatttgaatatttcTTAAAAGACATTTCCAAAATTTATACCATACAATTTGAGAcagcaaaaaataaaatgacaaattttattcattcattatatgaagaaataaatataagtaCTTTTAATTATATCACTAAAAATTCACctaatttaaataaacataCACTAAAGAGcaaggaaaaaaaaacgccaatgtaatcatttttttgttgtaATTTTggtgaattttttttttgttgaattttgttattttgttattttgctattttgttgtaatttttctattttgctattttttgTGTCAAAACGCTTTTCATTATTGTTAAACAAttgttaaaattaatttttttaaaataagcTAAACAAATTCACATGGCATATTCAAAATGAATAGACGAAGtggcaaataaaaaataattaaagcACAAATTGAGGCAAATCCATAATGTAAACATTCCtgaaaactaaaaaaaaaaaaggaatataaataaattgcaATGAAATAGTttcaatttaaaatatataaaaatgtattatgcTATATAcacaattaataaatttatttttatatttttttctattattttctatttttttctgttatttttttgtctGTACATATCATATCCCAAAAATTTGTTGTAATGACATGCCAAAAAAGCCCCGCACACAAATCCTCCTATATGTCCAAAAAAATCAACAGTTGGAGAAAAacttacaaataaaaaaaatactaaaaaaatacatatattaaacatataataattttgtgcTTTCTTCGATAAATTTTTCCAAGCTAAAAATATTTCCATGATAGAACATCCAATTAATCCAAACCCACTAGTTGATGCTCCAACTGCCAATTGGCAAGGGTTGCAAATTATTGTTAATGTATTTCCAATAAATCccgataaaaaatatattaataaaaaccttttttttttatatttagtCTCAATTACTAACCCTAAAtttaaaatacatataatatttataattaaatgcCACCAATTGGCGTGCAAAAATATAGGAAATAGTAGTCTCCATAATTCTCCTTGCCTgttcacatatatatatccatacatattaatatatttttatataaaaataaaatagttaaaaatatatacactttATAAATATCACACATGTAACTAAACATTGGATATACCTATAGACTTAAACAATTacgttgtttttttttttggtttcAATAAATATGCACACAATTTTAATccaattaatataaaaaaaataataataatgaaataagtAAAAGATGGGTACTTGACAGATGGCCCGTATGTAGCCCCAAGGAACATCAAGACGTCTACATTAGGAACTGTTAGGTTTTCACTTAATAAGCAActcaatatataaattattatttggaAAAAACTAATCCACACAATAATTCTGCAAGGACATACAAAATAATcggtttttatatttgtatagcATATActatttatcattattattgctgtcattattattgctatcattattatatatgcccATTTTATTTCACTTGTTTAATACAATATTATAGACTTGCATATATTACCTATTTAGCGATATTTGAGGAAATAAAACGTcgtaaaatttattttgtgcATTTTTCTCAATCAGCTCAGTAGTCCCAGGTAACAAATTCgaattttcatcattttccgcatatttatttgacattatttgtatatatatatttgtttacttacatttatataaacataaaaaaaaaaaaatgaaaaatacaAATGTTTGTACAAAATATAGTtggatttttattattacgtttaaaaataattaatacataaaaaatattttataatttataacagctatttattatataaacttTAGTtgagtatatatttttttatgtgtgTAAAATTATGGTCTTTTGATAATagctatatatattattatttcacactattttacttttattatattagcttgtaaaaaaaaaaaaaaaacgaaaccTATAGTTCAAAgtctattaaaataattatgggATATATTCAAATACTACCTTTATTACATTCAttgttgttttatattttaatttgaaATTGTGATTACACacgaaaaacaaaattatagccaaataaaaaaaaaagtgtataTTGTGTATGTAcagttaataaaataattgtaacatggaatataatatatgcaaaaataAGCATATTCAACTTATCCTTGTTAATacaataaacatttttttttgcaaaaaattataaacaagGTTtcatatacttttttatattaaaatggatAAACAATGAGTATACCATTTTTTAATAGttccaaatatatatatatatatatatatatatatatatatatatatatagacaaTGTCTTAATCGTCCTaacattaaataatttttcgcTTAGCTATGTGTGTGCAttctttaaaaatttttgGGTTGCATATAGACAGgtcatataaattaaaaaaaactagAACAGACCAcagaatattattaaatacatTTTCCAGTAAAATAAAcatcaaaaaaaatggtaACTATATTTGTAGAATATTaataagttaaaaaaaatatgttcaaTGTCATaacaattatttattttactcATGTTTTTccttataattataataataataataaacagCTAAATGTTTatcttataaaaaaaaaaattaattaatataccttattaatcttatatttaaaaatgatttttatttacaattaTAAACACActttatagatatatttcAACATGTAGTATTAATATCCAATAAAATAAGcccaaattataatttaattgttataaaataaaattaaattttaagGTATAACTTTCCTTATTTCTATATACAATATTGTTGtatattattcaaaaaaaattatagtaataaaatatatgttaaagcatttttaattaacttaacaaaataaaatatataatattttttggggAAAAATAGTCATGTTATGTATACTTATTTGTGCATACAATACAATACAATTTTCTTGATCATTACATacacaaatataatatacaatataatatacaatatattttctttagaTTAAGTTAGTACCGATATTGCAATTGCTCTTATTTTATTCTAATTCATATAGTTTAACAAATacaaacaatatatatatatacatatatataatatttatgctTTTATAGTTTTTGCTTAATTATTCATATAACTTTATACTTttcaatataaataatatttaaaaaaaaattaaaacaagaaaacaaaaaaacTATGTGCTCATTGCtccatatataaattatttatatgtaaaagAATAATGGAATATAAATATCTCCGGAATAATATGTAATTGTGTGAATAGTTATATAAGCacaaataatgataaattttcattatcaacgataaaaatatgtgctacaataatatatatacaagcTTATTTCATAAAggtattatataatatatttcatgGGAATATTTTGTAGAGCTATTGAAAGAAAAAACCCAAAAAAAACTTTAACTAAACGTACTGCATTATTGTTTCATATTTTAAGGaatgaatattatataaaatatgcacATGTATTAAGggctttttttttcttaaaaaaaaaaaaatttattatttgtgaaaattaatatattttttattatagcAAAATACTACATTcgaacaaattatttaattataaaacaaaaaaaagtaaacACATTTATACcattttaagaaaaaatataggtaatttataataagcaaaataattatgtacacaaatttattttacataatatattaattttttatgtaatacttaaaaaaatgcattttcATCAAAACACActttattgaaaaaatttattcattttcttcattacctactacatatatattatatatatatatacatatatatattttttttcttttcttgtCATACTTGTAtagtatatacataaatatgcatagaaatgcataattaaataaataacacatatatttgttttatttttttcttcttttatcATCTCTATATAGTGGAGTTTACTTAAATAAGGCACCGAAAATgaatacaaaatatatttcttttttactATTTCTAATTCCCTTTGTTTTCAAAAATTATGTTCGATCTCATGAGGATCTTTTTAACGAACATATAACAAGCATACATGATGGAGAATTAAGTAATTTCataacaaaaaatgatatcGTACTAGTTATGTTTTACGCCCCATGGTAagaaaacataataataaaaaagaattattaatacatCGCGtagcatataataattggtagaatttcataattttttgttatttttgcTAATTTTGCTAATTTTGCTAATTTTGCTATTTTTGctaattttgttatttttgcTAATTTTGCTAATTTTGCTAATTTTTATCGTAATAGGTGTGGACATTGCAAACGATTAATCCCCGAATACAACGAAGCAGCTATTATGCTTTCTGAAAAGAAAAGTGAAATCAAATTGGCAAGTGTTGATGCCACTATTGAAAGAGGTCTTTCTCAAGAATATGGAATTACTGGATACCCAACTatgattttatttaataaaaagaataGAATAAATTATGGAGGTGGCCGAACAGCTCAAACTATTGTAGATTGGATACTTCAAATGACTGGGCCTGTATCTACAGAAATAACAGGAAATATAGAAGAtgttttaaaagaaaaaaatataaatgttgcATTTTATATGGAATACACTTCAGAAGataatgaattatttaaaatgtttaatGAAGTTGGAGATAAAAATCGTGAAATtgcaaaatattttatgaaaaaaaatgataaacataataaaatatattgttatagaaaagatgaaaaaacagtcgaatatgatgaaaaaactCCATTAAATGATTTTGTATCAATTGAATCATTTCCTTTATTTGGTGAAATTAATACAGAAAATTATAGGTTTTATGCAGAAAGCCCAAAAGAGTTAGTATGGGTATGTGCCACAGTTGAACAATAcaatgaaataaaagaagaaGTTAGATTAGCTGCTGCAGAATTAAGAAATAAAACACATTTCGTTTTGTTAAATATACCAGAATATGCTGATCATGCTAAGGCCTCATTAGGTATAAATGAATTCCCAGGTTTAGCTTATCAATCAAGTGAAGGTagatatttattaacaaatcCACAACAATCTTTAAAAAACcataaagatataatttcattttttaaagatGTTGAAGCTggaaaaattgaaaaatctCTTAAATCAGAACCAATACCAGAAGAAGATAAAAATGCAGCAGTAAAAGTTGTAGTTGGAAATTCATTTATAGATGTTGTATTAAACAGTGGAAAAGATGTACTTATAGAAATATATGCTCCATGGTGTGGACATTGTAAAAAATTAGAACCTGTTTATGAAGAACTTGgaagaaaattaaaaaaatatgatcatATAATTGTTGCTAAAATGGATGGTACACTTAATGAAACAGCACTTAAAGAATTTGAATGGTCTGGTTTCCcaactatattttttgttaaagcTGGATCAAAAATACCTTTACCATATGAAGGTGAAAGAACATTAAAAGGATTTGTTGATTTCTTAAATAAACATTCCACTAAAACTCCAATCACTATTGATGGTGTTTCACAATCTGATGAAGGATCTTCTGAAGAATTATAAGCAAATTCAATTTACTTATTTATGTGCTATATTTTTCGCAATACTTATATTGCTTTATTATGCACAtgcaaataattttttatacccgcaattttatacaaaattaaaaattacataattatatattgcgggaattatatatatgaatatatataatattatttgcattgtaaatttttttttcttcttttttcgCAACGAATTGTTTATAACTCATATATAAAGggaaattaatttttttaaataaaaaaaaatcatatttaGTTACCCCCTTCCTccatttatttataacatgTAAAAATgggttttatttttcccttttttcgTATACTTATACTGGCTCGTCAAGGGGCAATTTATCCACGTATTATCCACGTATTATCCACGTATTATCCACGTATTATCCACGTATTATCCACGTATTATCCACGTATTATCCACGTATttatccatatatatatatatatatatttacatagcgtggttttataattttttttccccATGTGTATATACACACCCTATAATTCATGTGTCACACACAATAAAATTACgttaaatatttacaaaattatataaaaacaatgaattgtatattttcatttttaaataaaaaaaaagttctTTTTGCACATGGTCAGAAACACTAAAGTACATATGCGCCACACGTGTGTGTAAATATTTCATTGTACGCATTTCCAGTCATGGCtagcgaaaaaaaaaaaaaataaaaataaaaaaaaataataaaatagtaataaaaaaaaaataataatatagtaataaaaaaaaataataatatagtaataataaaataataaaaaaaaataataaaataataaaataataataaaaaaaaaaaaaaataataaaataaagcaaTGGCTAGTTGAAATAGGGAAAACAACGGCATTACAAATTTGTCTAAAAACAATTTGTTTgtaaatggaaaaaataaaagcgTAAAATGTATTCCGATAATGAACACTTCAAACGGAAAATTATTTAGAGAATTTGTcataacataaaatatattaaaaaaatatgcgcatacatatatgtatgcatatttgcataaaaatattatggtTATTTTAAAAAGGTCACTATATATGACCTCCATTTTTTGGTTTTTCAACATAtttgcataaaaatattatggtTATTTTAAAAAGGTCACTATATATGACCTCCATTTTTCTGGCTATCCAATATATCCTTTGCACTTTTTTGAGCGACACATGCACTTGATATTTTTGTAGTTAATTCCGTAATGATATTTGAGGGGTTCATTTGGGCTTATATCTCTTGAAGAAAATACCCCAACGGATGGGTAACTATCACCTCTCCATATTGTTATAACATTAACATTAGGTTCACATGAGTGATTTAAAAACCGAGCAACgtttgaaataaataaagcaTCAATACATGGTATTTTCCAATCATCAGCATAAGTTTCATCTACTTCCGCAGtttcaataaaataattaaaatatccttttttatcatattcatGTTCCCTAGATATCATTTCTTTTCGAGTTGTAATTTCTCCTACATAATGCATAATAAGTGAATTAGCTTTTATATGGGAACATGAAACAATATCCCATCCTACATCAACAGTTTTTACAACCTTTACAGGATAATGTAAACCTTCtggaaatttatttatacattttaatGGGTCACATAAACAATTTCCTGAACATGCAGCTAAAACGTTAAAATCAttaatatcataatttttatttccatcaCAATATATTTCGTTTGTTCTTTTATGTTTCAATGCTTTACAATatccattaatatatatttcatcgaaatcttttttattataattttgaggTGTACATCCAGAACATAAAggtaataaattatatggaGGTAAtcgagaaaaaaatatggttttattaacataagTAAAATTCATAGGTGGTAAATCATTATCTACATCATTCTCAACAggaattttaaatttttctttACCAGCCGATAAATCTTCATATGGATTCCAATCATCATCAAAaggtttttttaattctatgTATGCTGATATTGCTTCTTTACTTTTGAttggtataaataaatgagcAGGTCTTTTTGCTAATTCACAATTTATAGatatttcacatttttttatcgaaatatttaaatttttcaaatttttagttcttatcattttattttcatttatttctttttcaaaACATAATGTTTCTAACATTAAAACCATTGGTAGATATTTTCCTAAACACCAAAATGGATATTTTCCTTTAagatcatttttatttgcattttgtcttcttttattttcttcttcattaggttgatatatttttattggatcattatttgtttcattttcttttatattattatctaaaacattttcatttattttagaATCTAATTCAGAATTTTTAACCTTCATTTGTTTATATTCTTTCATACATTCATCATAAATACGAACATCTGAATTTAACCATTCTGTTGCAATATTTTCagtaatacatttttttctaataaatttatatatatgattaaaattaGTAAATGCTGTagatttataatttttaatatatggtACCCTTAAAGTCataataatttcatttttaaaaaaaacgtTAATAGAAACagaatttttttcatctaaatttttttttctttcatatatattattataaaatctACAATTGCTAGGAATAAAACATTTATCCATATATAATCttttaaaaacatataatatatctcTTTTATATTCGGATGTTGAATAATCATTTACAGTGAATGCATttgctattttatatattccatCATATCTTATACCATAATTTGGaccatattttgtttttaaattattatgacgAAATATTCTTATTGGCATctgtaataaatatgaattatataatGCATTAGCATAACATTTTCTAAGACTTGATATTTTGTTActtaaaaaagataataaatattttaaaacaaaacaaTTTCCATTATCTGTAAGAATATCATTTTTAGAATTTAGTATGATAGATGATAcaatatgttcatttttatttattggatgtaaaaataaattatatgatgtatatttacataaaaaaaataaagctaTATGATAATTATGTGAAAAATGAGTATTCACTTTTATatctaatatattaaaattgctattatatattgaatCTATagttaacatatattttttttctttttcactCAATTCagttttaattatattattttgaaagttagtatgatttattttgtttattttatttacatttgtaattgaattattataattccctttattttccataatattattattattatcattttcatatataactGTATTTACATTCGTTTCATTGTTCTGAATTAGATTATTAACAtttgcattattatttaaggtgccttcaaaattatttgaaGTGTTGTCTTGTAAAATTCGAGAATTGTTATTAGAATATTGTATTCCTTCATTAGCGTTACTAGCCACCATGTTTTCGTTATTTTGGGTTCTAACACTATTATCTGCATCTATGATCCCAGTAGCATTacaattgttattattattattattattattattattattattattcgaAACGGAACCAGGCTGCAAACAATTGGTATTGGCGTTGAATTGATGTGAACCCTCAACATTAGATGCATCAATTTCTCTACTTTTGTCATTTAAATATCCAGAACCATTATGATTACCAATATAGTTATAAGGCTTTGtattaacattattattgtattGTTTCAtttcttgtttttttttattaagttcattattttctatcaacattttataattatttttaatccTTTCCAAAAGCATTATACTTAcattttctaattttattaCATCTTCGGTACAACTCTCATCtggatttatattttttcttcttcttcttcttctttttcttccaattttttcatttccttTTTCTATACTTTTTTGTATTTTGGTTTTTTTGGATATTCGCCTTCTTCTTCGTCGTCTTTTTATTAATGCCATGGGATTACAAAATACTCCTTCATCTTTAATTAAAGATCCgttattatttccattatttatAGAACATCCTGTTTTTGTTAGATtcatttcatttatataattattttctttttcttcttttgtACTTCGTCttcttaaaattattttttttttatattccatatttccttcattttttattccgTTTTTTTCTACACCTATTACATTATCATCTTTAATAATtccattattttcttcatcacaTTTTTCACTATCCTTTATATTTACATCATTTTCACATTCATTATTAGATGCATTTTCTATACCATTTGGTTCCTCTATTTTGCATTTGACTTTGTTATCTGTagtataatatgataaagAGGGTTCATTATTAGTGTTGTTATTGTTATCAGCTTCTAGGCAGGTTTCATTGCTAGAACCTATATTAATGACATCATTATAAtttagtttattttttacaaataacaaatttatttCTTCGTTTTTATCTTGCCCATTACTAGCTTGCCCATTACCAGCTTGAACCATTTCTTTATCTGCATCTGTCGAATCAATatttagtttattataatcatctATAATTTCTggattattttctttatcacTATGATTGCTACCCTTATCAGAACATATCACTACCCTTCTTTTTTTAGTATCAcaatcaaaattattttcaccaTCCCTTTCACCATCTCTTTCACCATCTCTTTCATCATCTCTTTCACCATCCTTTTTATCTCCATTTTTATCTCCATTTTTATCTCcatttttatcttcatttttgGGAATTGCCACATCAaaatcatcattattttctcCAGTTTTAGAAACGTCTATTTgctcattttcattatttttcatacttgtaatatcataataatttgaattttctctttttataatatttttaaaattatatttattgttaCTATTCCTAGTTctgtttatttttacatctatcatatttacattattttctatatcattattttcgtCATTTATTTgatctatattattttttgataatttattatccaagttattaatattttcttgataagatatattttcttcgtCTAactcattttcttttttatttaaatttttttttttttttttttcaataaaattATCTTGTTTATCTTTGATTATTTCATCAGTAgatttttcttcttttataattttattttcattttctttagcAATTAATTTATATCCCCATTTACCTCTtcttctttttattatttttttcgaatCAATATCATTAagttcattattttcatatttataattaccATATAGAtaagatttatttttaagacTTTTCCGACCTCttctttttcctttttctttttttataacaatttCTTTTGTTTTTCGTCTTCCCCttccttttatttttccttcTCTTCGATTtctattactattattattattatcttcatCTATTCCATTATTTTGATCCATttcaattatattatcataagTTTTATTTGGttgtacattttttttagcaaattttatattatgtatattaaaataataagaattaataaaatcaaTAGCTGttaatttatctttattcatatttctataataattattaaacaTAGATAATATTATTGAATGTGTATCTAATAAATTATCTTTAATTCTCCAACTTGACATTCCATTTCCttctatacatatatttttattttgcatttgaaaatataatcttaaatttttaaataaacaaaaagtatatattaattttaaagaaCTTTTTAAAGTGGTTATATcataagaaaataaattatataacataaattGTTCAATTGAAGAATCTTTACtagatattatatttttaaaattaaatctttcaccatttattttttttactaaattTAATAATCCTCCTTCTTCTTCAATAGTTAAATATCTTTTAGCAGCATTACAAATAAACcccatattatatttttggtcaaatattattattattttttttaaattttcatttttaatagaATTTGATAATGTACTACTTTCGCTTGTATTATCATCatccatttttaaaaaaaaatgtttagatatttttatattagacattttattaatcATATTATCTAAAGTGTTATATTCATCTTCATAtccataataatatatgctattattatttttattaccattattattaccattattattgtcattattattatcattattgttatttttttcatatatgaTTGGCATATTGCGTTTTccaattctatattttatatttccattatttgCCAATACAGATTGAGATCTTTTTCTTCTTATTCcttttttgttttcattTGCATTacctttttttaattttctttttcgtCTCCTCCTTCTGCCTGGTtgtttattatcattttcaaaCTTAATCGGAgaatattcttttatttcgcccacattattattattattatcacaatCTTTATGAGTTTCCTTTTCTTTTTCGTTCAAAATAGATAATTGGTTACTATGATTTATACTGTTGCTATCATTTATTGTTATTggagtattatttttaagtcCATGTGCATCTATAATGttgtcattttttatatttgtattgtCTTTAACAATATTTGAATCAGTGGGGTTAGAAggaatataattattactataaataacactactattattatcataaattCTTAGAAACCCATTTTCATTTCTTAGGCAATTCTTTTCTCTTCGCCCCCTTTTACGAGCAACTTTGACATtgccattattactattattactattattattactattattgttactattattattgtttgtaTGTATTgaattttcttcttttttattttcatcattattgtTCGATTGAaaatttttcttcattatttttaaacccatttttt
This genomic window from Plasmodium yoelii strain 17X genome assembly, chromosome: 7 contains:
- a CDS encoding erythrocyte membrane protein, whose amino-acid sequence is MKEQVIRTVDEDGEADQPLSILSSNTINDDVNNNISNRECIQKGDDDNNNNEIVSRNKNNTNLISIVNCQKEYNTSLITENGEKNGEKYETKHEMACNNNEQECMIIDTDDEIKNSGFICPQENKINDLPSTIMLEGNLEIETSLQQNTQNDLITDTIRNENKTSLIENYQNRENCYISLCSNTVEKSGEKNGEKGGEKNDEKDGEKNDEKDGEDDNENVNIKEKKKMGLKIMKKNFQSNNNDENKKEENSIHTNNNNSNNNSNNNSNNSNNGNVKVARKRGRREKNCLRNENGFLRIYDNNSSVIYSNNYIPSNPTDSNIVKDNTNIKNDNIIDAHGLKNNTPITINDSNSINHSNQLSILNEKEKETHKDCDNNNNNVGEIKEYSPIKFENDNKQPGRRRRRKRKLKKGNANENKKGIRRKRSQSVLANNGNIKYRIGKRNMPIIYEKNNNNDNNNDNNNGNNNGNKNNNSIYYYGYEDEYNTLDNMINKMSNIKISKHFFLKMDDDNTSESSTLSNSIKNENLKKIIIIFDQKYNMGFICNAAKRYLTIEEEGGLLNLVKKINGERFNFKNIISSKDSSIEQFMLYNLFSYDITTLKSSLKLIYTFCLFKNLRLYFQMQNKNICIEGNGMSSWRIKDNLLDTHSIILSMFNNYYRNMNKDKLTAIDFINSYYFNIHNIKFAKKNVQPNKTYDNIIEMDQNNGIDEDNNNNSNRNRREGKIKGRGRRKTKEIVIKKEKGKRRGRKSLKNKSYLYGNYKYENNELNDIDSKKIIKRRRGKWGYKLIAKENENKIIKEEKSTDEIIKDKQDNFIEKKKKKNLNKKENELDEENISYQENINNLDNKLSKNNIDQINDENNDIENNVNMIDVKINRTRNSNNKYNFKNIIKRENSNYYDITSMKNNENEQIDVSKTGENNDDFDVAIPKNEDKNGDKNGDKNGDKKDGERDDERDGERDGERDGENNFDCDTKKRRVVICSDKGSNHSDKENNPEIIDDYNKLNIDSTDADKEMVQAGNGQASNGQDKNEEINLLFVKNKLNYNDVINIGSSNETCLEADNNNNTNNEPSLSYYTTDNKVKCKIEEPNGIENASNNECENDVNIKDSEKCDEENNGIIKDDNVIGVEKNGIKNEGNMEYKKKIILRRRSTKEEKENNYINEMNLTKTGCSINNGNNNGSLIKDEGVFCNPMALIKRRRRRRRISKKTKIQKSIEKGNEKIGRKRRRRRRKNINPDESCTEDVIKLENVSIMLLERIKNNYKMLIENNELNKKKQEMKQYNNNVNTKPYNYIGNHNGSGYLNDKSREIDASNVEGSHQFNANTNCLQPGSVSNNNNNNNNNNNNNNCNATGIIDADNSVRTQNNENMVASNANEGIQYSNNNSRILQDNTSNNFEGTLNNNANVNNLIQNNETNVNTVIYENDNNNNIMENKGNYNNSITNVNKINKINHTNFQNNIIKTELSEKEKKYMLTIDSIYNSNFNILDIKVNTHFSHNYHIALFFLCKYTSYNLFLHPINKNEHIVSSIILNSKNDILTDNGNCFVLKYLLSFLSNKISSLRKCYANALYNSYLLQMPIRIFRHNNLKTKYGPNYGIRYDGIYKIANAFTVNDYSTSEYKRDILYVFKRLYMDKCFIPSNCRFYNNIYERKKNLDEKNSVSINVFFKNEIIMTLRVPYIKNYKSTAFTNFNHIYKFIRKKCITENIATEWLNSDVRIYDECMKEYKQMKVKNSELDSKINENVLDNNIKENETNNDPIKIYQPNEEENKRRQNANKNDLKGKYPFWCLGKYLPMVLMLETLCFEKEINENKMIRTKNLKNLNISIKKCEISINCELAKRPAHLFIPIKSKEAISAYIELKKPFDDDWNPYEDLSAGKEKFKIPVENDVDNDLPPMNFTYVNKTIFFSRLPPYNLLPLCSGCTPQNYNKKDFDEIYINGYCKALKHKRTNEIYCDGNKNYDINDFNVLAACSGNCLCDPLKCINKFPEGLHYPVKVVKTVDVGWDIVSCSHIKANSLIMHYVGEITTRKEMISREHEYDKKGYFNYFIETAEVDETYADDWKIPCIDALFISNVARFLNHSCEPNVNVITIWRGDSYPSVGVFSSRDISPNEPLKYHYGINYKNIKCMCRSKKCKGYIG